In the Nilaparvata lugens isolate BPH chromosome 9, ASM1435652v1, whole genome shotgun sequence genome, one interval contains:
- the LOC111051041 gene encoding uncharacterized protein LOC111051041: MEMDESIPYPENIKPQVYKNTLTPRRIQNAQREDPKLSQILEILEEGPSEPPNYLRQYTRYRGFLFHRTTPQVRYAAAPYEYLAEEFYLGMNADIHNKNAHRYQLIARSEINLKDIIDAYKSRFGKEPQESITNIWTQGEYSDLFLAVLNGNP, encoded by the exons ATGGAAATGGACgaaagcataccatatcccGAAAATATCAAACCTCAAGTCTACAAGAATACACTAACACCCAGAAGGATTCAGAACGCACAAAGAGAAGACCCCAAGCTATCacaaattttagaaatattggAGGAAGGACCGTCTGAACCGCCCAACTACCTGCGACAGTACACACGATACCGTGGATTCCTATTTCACCGCACCACACCACAAG TGAGATATGCTGCCGCACCTTATGAGTATTTAGCTGAGGAGTTCTATTTGGGAATGAATGCAGATATACATAATAAAAATGCCCATAGATACCAATTAATAGCTCGAagtgaaatcaatttgaaagaTATTATTGATGCTTATAAAAGCCGGTTTGGAAAAGAACCGCAGGAATCAATAACG AACATATGGACTCAAGGCGAATACAGCGATTTATTTCTGGCGGTTCTCAATGGAAATCCTTGA